A DNA window from Delphinus delphis chromosome 6, mDelDel1.2, whole genome shotgun sequence contains the following coding sequences:
- the AIF1L gene encoding allograft inflammatory factor 1-like isoform X2: MEFDLNNEGEIDLMSLKRMMEKLGVPKTHLEMKKMISEVTGGFSDTISYRDFVNVMLGKRSAVLKLVMMFEGKANESSPKPVGPPPERDIASLP; this comes from the exons ATGGAGTTTGACCTGAACAATGAGGGCGAGATTG ACCTGATGTCTTTAAAGAGGATGATGGAGAAGCTTGGGGTCCCTAAGACCCACCTGGAGATGAAGAAGATGATCTCGGAGGTGACGGGCGGGTTCAGCGACACCATCTCCTACCGAGACTTTGTCAACGTGATGCTGGGGAAACGGTCGGCGGTCCTCAAGCT AGTCATGATGTTTGAAGGAAAAGCCAACGAGAGCAGCCCCAAGCCAGTTGGCCCCCCTCCAGAGAGAGACATTGCCAGCCTGCCCTGA
- the AIF1L gene encoding allograft inflammatory factor 1-like isoform X1 translates to MSVALSNRFQGGKAFGLLKARQERRLAEINREFLCDQKYSDEENLPEKLAAFKEKYMEFDLNNEGEIDLMSLKRMMEKLGVPKTHLEMKKMISEVTGGFSDTISYRDFVNVMLGKRSAVLKLVMMFEGKANESSPKPVGPPPERDIASLP, encoded by the exons ATGTCGGTCGCGCTCAGCAACAGGTTCCAAG GAGGGAAAGCGTTCGGTTTGCTCAAAGCCCGGCAGGAGAGGAGGCTGGCCGAGATCAACCGG GAGTTCCTCTGTGACCAGAAGTACAGTGATGAAGAGAACCTGCCGGAAAAACTTGCAGCCTTtaaag AGAAGTACATGGAGTTTGACCTGAACAATGAGGGCGAGATTG ACCTGATGTCTTTAAAGAGGATGATGGAGAAGCTTGGGGTCCCTAAGACCCACCTGGAGATGAAGAAGATGATCTCGGAGGTGACGGGCGGGTTCAGCGACACCATCTCCTACCGAGACTTTGTCAACGTGATGCTGGGGAAACGGTCGGCGGTCCTCAAGCT AGTCATGATGTTTGAAGGAAAAGCCAACGAGAGCAGCCCCAAGCCAGTTGGCCCCCCTCCAGAGAGAGACATTGCCAGCCTGCCCTGA